One part of the Microbacterium saperdae genome encodes these proteins:
- a CDS encoding acyl-CoA thioester hydrolase/BAAT C-terminal domain-containing protein gives MHHDVDDVHDAYPIIPSGTAVLLLAGSSGRVETHRADLLAAHGARVRAIRWFGGVGQRPAPHDVPLELFFDHLDVLRRDHDRVAIMGTSFGAEAALVTAAVQPVDATIALSPPSVVWSGFSAGNWSSHWTLDGTPLPAVAFDPEWTPTDDPPEYLGLYARSLERDPDAAAAAAIAVEDISGEVLLVAGGDDRVWPSIRFSDAIVSRRAAQGKITMLITLPEAGHRVLLPGETAPEGGTAMARGGTPDADRRLGSLAWGEISRLLDLRAR, from the coding sequence GTGCATCACGACGTTGACGACGTACACGACGCGTACCCGATCATTCCTTCGGGAACCGCCGTCCTCCTGCTCGCCGGATCGAGCGGGCGGGTCGAGACCCATCGAGCCGACCTTCTCGCGGCGCACGGCGCACGCGTCCGCGCGATCCGTTGGTTCGGCGGGGTCGGTCAACGTCCCGCACCTCACGACGTCCCGCTCGAGCTCTTCTTCGACCATCTCGACGTTCTGCGTCGTGACCACGACCGCGTCGCGATCATGGGGACGTCCTTCGGCGCCGAGGCCGCGTTGGTGACAGCCGCCGTGCAGCCGGTCGACGCGACCATCGCCCTCTCCCCCCCGTCGGTCGTGTGGTCGGGGTTCTCGGCGGGGAACTGGTCGTCGCACTGGACTCTCGACGGCACACCCCTCCCGGCTGTCGCATTCGACCCCGAGTGGACCCCGACGGACGACCCGCCGGAGTACCTCGGTCTCTACGCGCGCAGTCTCGAGCGGGATCCGGATGCAGCGGCCGCAGCGGCTATCGCCGTCGAAGACATCTCGGGTGAGGTGCTGCTCGTCGCAGGCGGCGATGATCGGGTGTGGCCGAGCATCCGGTTCTCCGATGCGATCGTCTCCCGACGGGCCGCTCAGGGGAAGATCACGATGCTGATCACCCTGCCGGAGGCGGGACACCGCGTGCTTCTCCCCGGTGAGACCGCTCCGGAGGGCGGCACCGCGATGGCACGGGGAGGCACTCCCGACGCTGATCGGCGTCTCGGCAGCCTCGCCTGGGGCGAGATCTCCCGTCTCCTGGATCTACGCGCGCGCTGA
- a CDS encoding RtcB family protein → MERLSARLLSWASLIDEKTLDQAHTTARMPFIHPHLALMPDAHLGKGATVGSVIPTLGAIIPAAVGVDIGCGMIAVRTQFTRSDLDGRDLAELREQIERAIPLSAGRYNRKVVATAEPRIAELEQLAEKHGFDPAQYAGNWRLQLGTLGSGNHFIEVSVDELDRVWLFLHSGSRGVGNKIAGHHIGVAQKLAKQWWIDLPDPDLAYLVEGTPEFTRYIRELRWAQHFALLNREEMMDRVIRQVSEFLGTVVEDQERINCHHNFTESEKHFGKQVWVSRKGAIQADAGRPGLIPGSMGTASYVVEGLGDPLSLNSSPHGAGREYSRSAARKRFTHDQLREAMMGIEFRDTDAFLDEIPQAYKPIDQVMADAASLVTIRHTLRQLVNVKGD, encoded by the coding sequence ATGGAGAGGCTCTCCGCACGGCTGCTGTCGTGGGCGTCGCTGATCGACGAGAAGACACTCGATCAGGCGCACACCACGGCCCGCATGCCGTTCATCCACCCGCACCTGGCGCTGATGCCGGACGCGCACCTCGGCAAGGGGGCGACGGTCGGCTCGGTCATCCCGACGCTCGGCGCGATCATCCCCGCAGCCGTCGGCGTCGACATCGGCTGCGGCATGATCGCCGTCCGCACGCAGTTCACGAGAAGCGACCTGGACGGTCGCGACCTCGCCGAGCTCCGCGAGCAGATCGAACGCGCCATCCCGCTGTCGGCCGGCCGGTACAACCGCAAGGTCGTCGCCACCGCCGAGCCGCGCATCGCCGAGCTCGAGCAGCTTGCCGAGAAGCACGGCTTCGACCCCGCCCAGTACGCGGGGAACTGGCGCCTGCAGCTGGGAACGCTCGGCTCCGGCAACCACTTCATCGAGGTGTCGGTCGACGAGCTCGACCGGGTGTGGCTGTTCCTGCACTCGGGATCCCGCGGCGTCGGCAACAAGATCGCCGGCCACCACATCGGTGTCGCGCAGAAGCTGGCGAAGCAGTGGTGGATCGACCTCCCCGACCCCGACCTGGCTTACCTGGTGGAGGGCACCCCGGAGTTCACCCGGTACATCCGGGAGCTGCGGTGGGCCCAGCACTTCGCGCTGCTGAACCGGGAGGAGATGATGGACCGGGTCATCCGTCAGGTATCGGAGTTCCTCGGCACCGTGGTGGAGGATCAGGAGCGCATCAACTGTCACCACAACTTCACCGAGTCGGAGAAGCATTTCGGCAAGCAGGTGTGGGTGTCGCGCAAGGGGGCGATCCAGGCCGACGCCGGTCGACCGGGGCTCATCCCGGGGTCGATGGGTACTGCCTCGTACGTCGTGGAGGGTCTCGGCGACCCGCTGTCGCTGAACTCCTCGCCCCACGGAGCGGGACGGGAGTACTCCCGGTCGGCCGCGCGGAAGAGGTTCACACACGATCAGTTGCGGGAGGCGATGATGGGGATCGAGTTCCGTGACACGGACGCCTTCCTCGACGAGATCCCGCAGGCCTACAAGCCGATCGACCAGGTGATGGCGGATGCCGCGAGCCTGGTGACCATCCGGCACACGTTGCGCCAGCTGGTCAACGTGAAGGGCGACTGA
- a CDS encoding VOC family protein, whose amino-acid sequence MALLDHLGITVADLERGRAQYHPILTALGYQSGGEDDHSISWHNGDETEMILYMWDEDSAPHRHGRVGWQHLAWAMNSRDEVDRLHAVALDAGWTAVREPKEYPRYSDRYYASFVEDEDGIRIEFMYNPPRDSA is encoded by the coding sequence ATGGCTCTTCTCGATCATCTGGGCATCACCGTCGCCGACCTCGAGCGCGGGCGCGCGCAGTACCACCCGATCCTCACGGCGCTCGGTTATCAGAGCGGTGGGGAGGACGACCACTCCATCTCCTGGCACAACGGCGATGAGACCGAGATGATCCTCTATATGTGGGACGAAGACTCCGCCCCGCACCGGCACGGTCGCGTCGGCTGGCAGCATCTGGCGTGGGCCATGAACTCGCGCGACGAGGTCGATCGCCTGCATGCGGTGGCGCTGGATGCCGGGTGGACCGCCGTGCGCGAACCGAAGGAGTATCCCCGGTACAGCGACCGGTACTACGCCTCATTCGTCGAGGATGAAGACGGTATCCGCATCGAGTTCATGTACAACCCGCCGCGCGATTCGGCTTGA
- a CDS encoding siderophore-interacting protein — MSKTKSDFTIERRSLELRFRTVTLVAREWLAPDFVRVRLRGDDLAGFDSPGADDHMRLFFPSGPVDSIEELRSAPSREYTPLAWGADWLDVEFAVHGDQGVAAPWAASAPLGSSIGVGGPRGSAVLTGTPGSWLLVGDETAIPAIRRFAALIAPDVPARIVIETVTAGREIDIDAPIAVEWLHRGEAPAGSALVGFLDSLTSEDAVGEDPFVFIAAEQGIVKPGRALLERWAIDPAKAVVKGYWKRGESEYHAPH, encoded by the coding sequence ATGAGCAAGACGAAATCCGATTTCACGATCGAGCGCCGCAGCCTGGAGTTGCGCTTCCGTACCGTCACCCTGGTCGCGCGCGAATGGCTCGCCCCGGATTTCGTCCGCGTGCGCCTCCGCGGCGATGACCTCGCCGGCTTCGATTCACCAGGCGCCGACGACCACATGCGCCTGTTCTTCCCCTCCGGACCGGTGGACTCGATCGAGGAGCTGCGGTCCGCTCCGAGTCGGGAGTACACCCCTCTGGCCTGGGGCGCCGACTGGCTCGACGTGGAGTTCGCGGTGCACGGCGACCAGGGCGTCGCAGCGCCGTGGGCGGCATCCGCTCCCCTCGGCTCCTCGATCGGCGTGGGTGGGCCGCGAGGCTCTGCCGTGCTCACCGGCACTCCCGGCTCCTGGCTCCTCGTGGGCGACGAGACCGCGATCCCCGCGATCCGTCGCTTCGCCGCCCTCATCGCGCCCGACGTCCCGGCCCGCATCGTCATCGAGACCGTCACTGCCGGTCGGGAGATCGACATCGACGCCCCGATCGCGGTCGAGTGGCTGCATCGCGGCGAGGCCCCCGCCGGCTCCGCACTCGTCGGTTTCCTCGACTCCCTCACCTCGGAAGACGCGGTGGGCGAGGATCCGTTCGTGTTCATCGCTGCCGAGCAGGGGATCGTCAAGCCCGGCCGCGCTCTGCTCGAGCGCTGGGCGATCGATCCGGCGAAGGCCGTGGTGAAGGGCTACTGGAAGCGCGGCGAGTCCGAGTACCACGCCCCGCATTGA
- a CDS encoding siderophore ABC transporter substrate-binding protein gives MSMPRTLRATGLGLVGLLALSGCATGGTAEPEQTEAAAASVTIEDNTGEHEIATPPASVVALDNRTFQTLSDWGVELSAGAVALMPDTVSYVKDDAIVDVGLHSEPDLEAIVAVEPDLIISGQRFTQHNAAIADLVPDATIIDLEPREGEAFDEELTRQVTVLGEIFGKQDEAKKLVDDFHAAVERAKAAYDAADTVMAVNTSGGAIGYLAPTVGRSLGPVYDILGLTPALEVADATDDHQGDDISVEAIAASNPDWILVLDRDAVFADETPDYVQAAEIIENSEALAGVTAVKNEQIVYMPTDTYLNEGIQTYTAFFDDLADALEKSAGN, from the coding sequence ATGTCCATGCCCAGAACTCTCCGCGCCACAGGCCTCGGCCTCGTCGGCCTTCTCGCCCTCTCCGGGTGCGCCACCGGTGGCACCGCGGAACCGGAGCAGACGGAAGCCGCCGCGGCATCCGTCACGATCGAGGACAACACCGGTGAGCACGAGATCGCGACGCCGCCCGCATCCGTCGTCGCCCTCGACAACCGCACATTCCAGACGCTCTCCGACTGGGGTGTGGAGCTCTCGGCGGGCGCGGTCGCTCTGATGCCCGACACCGTGTCGTACGTGAAGGACGACGCGATCGTGGATGTCGGCCTGCACAGCGAGCCGGATCTGGAAGCCATCGTGGCCGTCGAGCCGGACCTGATCATCAGCGGTCAGCGCTTCACGCAGCACAACGCGGCGATCGCCGACCTCGTGCCCGACGCGACCATCATCGATCTCGAGCCGCGCGAAGGCGAGGCATTCGATGAGGAACTCACGCGACAGGTCACCGTGCTCGGCGAGATCTTCGGCAAGCAGGACGAGGCGAAGAAGCTGGTCGACGACTTCCACGCCGCCGTCGAGCGCGCGAAAGCCGCCTACGACGCCGCCGACACGGTGATGGCCGTGAACACCTCAGGCGGAGCGATCGGTTACCTGGCGCCGACCGTCGGACGATCGCTCGGGCCGGTCTACGACATCCTCGGGCTCACTCCCGCCCTCGAGGTCGCCGACGCGACCGACGACCACCAGGGGGATGACATCTCGGTCGAGGCGATCGCCGCGTCGAACCCCGACTGGATCCTGGTGCTCGACCGCGACGCCGTATTCGCGGATGAGACCCCCGACTACGTCCAGGCCGCGGAGATCATCGAGAACTCCGAGGCGCTCGCCGGAGTCACGGCCGTGAAGAACGAGCAGATCGTCTACATGCCCACGGACACGTACCTGAACGAGGGCATCCAGACCTACACGGCGTTCTTCGACGACCTCGCCGACGCGCTCGAGAAGAGCGCGGGCAACTGA